One window from the genome of Acinetobacter sp. LoGeW2-3 encodes:
- a CDS encoding LysR family transcriptional regulator, translating to MKSTIEELQAFVTIVDNGSIIRAAERLGQTTSGISRALQRLENKLNVTLLERTTRKLKLTQEGQLFLEKSRKILNDLAEAEDALLKSDSDISGLIRVDSATPFVLHVIVPLIQEFMQQYPNIEIELNNHDQVIDLLEHKTDVAIRFGELQDSSLHARLLCRSRLYIVASPDYLQQKGKPQSVEDLSQHTLLGFSQPTHLNTWPIQLNDRHITVEPKIKASNGETVRQLALHGVGITCLSRFLVHDDLQVGHLRALFEDQIELQYQNIHAVYYRQEHLPKRVHLFIEFLATKLVKYL from the coding sequence ATGAAATCGACCATTGAGGAGCTACAAGCCTTTGTTACTATTGTCGACAATGGTTCGATTATCAGAGCGGCAGAGCGGTTGGGACAGACGACTTCAGGCATCAGTCGGGCATTGCAGCGTCTGGAAAATAAGTTAAATGTCACTTTATTGGAACGCACGACACGCAAACTGAAATTGACCCAGGAAGGGCAATTATTCCTAGAAAAATCACGCAAGATTCTGAATGATCTGGCGGAAGCTGAAGATGCCTTACTGAAATCCGATAGTGATATCTCAGGCTTAATTCGGGTCGATTCAGCTACACCTTTTGTACTGCATGTGATTGTGCCTTTGATTCAGGAATTTATGCAGCAATATCCCAATATCGAGATTGAGCTGAATAATCATGATCAGGTGATTGATCTTCTGGAGCATAAAACCGATGTGGCCATCCGTTTTGGGGAGTTACAGGATTCCAGTCTGCATGCGCGTTTGTTATGTCGCAGCCGGCTTTATATCGTCGCAAGTCCTGATTATTTACAACAGAAGGGTAAACCGCAATCTGTCGAGGATTTATCTCAACATACTTTGTTAGGTTTTAGTCAGCCAACGCATCTGAATACCTGGCCGATTCAGCTAAATGATAGACATATTACGGTCGAACCAAAGATCAAGGCTTCTAATGGGGAAACTGTCCGTCAATTGGCTTTACACGGGGTAGGAATTACCTGCCTGTCACGCTTTTTGGTACACGATGATTTACAGGTAGGACATTTACGAGCACTATTTGAAGATCAGATTGAATTGCAGTATCAGAACATCCATGCAGTCTATTATCGACAGGAACATTTACCGAAACGGGTACATTTATTTATTGAATTTCTAGCCACCAAACTGGTCAAGTATCTTTAA
- the ahr gene encoding NADPH-dependent aldehyde reductase Ahr translates to MSNNTIQAYAAMSAGALLEPYQFDAGELQPHQVEVKVEYCGLCHSDISVINNDWRSSVYPVVAGHEIIGTITQLGSEAKGLQIGQRVGIGWTAESCQHCDPCISGQQVLCTGGQVATIVGHAGGFADKVRAGWQWVIPLPEDLDPESAGPLLCGGITVFDPILKHQIQAIHHVGVIGIGGLGHMAIKLLKAWGCEITAFTSNLDKTDELKAMGADHVVNSRDPAAIKTLRGKFDLLLSTVNVTLDWQAYLATLAPNGTVHMLGLPLEPMQISAGSLIGGAKSVTGSPTGSPAALRQLLKFAARKNIAPQIELFPMSEINAAIERLHSGKARYRIVLKADF, encoded by the coding sequence ATGTCCAATAATACAATTCAAGCCTATGCTGCGATGTCTGCAGGTGCTCTACTTGAACCTTATCAATTTGATGCAGGTGAACTGCAGCCACATCAGGTTGAAGTCAAAGTTGAATATTGTGGTCTATGTCATTCCGATATTTCAGTGATTAACAATGACTGGCGTTCTTCGGTCTACCCTGTTGTTGCGGGTCATGAAATTATTGGAACCATCACTCAACTCGGTTCAGAAGCCAAAGGTTTGCAAATTGGTCAGCGGGTCGGGATTGGCTGGACAGCAGAAAGTTGTCAGCATTGTGATCCATGTATTTCAGGTCAACAGGTTCTGTGTACTGGTGGCCAAGTCGCAACGATTGTCGGTCATGCTGGCGGTTTTGCCGATAAAGTCCGTGCGGGTTGGCAATGGGTGATTCCTCTACCAGAAGATCTAGACCCAGAAAGTGCAGGTCCCCTGCTCTGCGGTGGTATTACCGTCTTTGATCCAATTCTAAAGCATCAAATTCAGGCCATTCATCATGTGGGTGTGATTGGTATTGGTGGTTTAGGACATATGGCGATCAAGTTGCTAAAGGCTTGGGGGTGTGAGATTACCGCTTTTACTTCCAATCTGGATAAAACCGATGAGCTAAAAGCGATGGGTGCGGATCATGTGGTGAATAGTCGTGATCCTGCAGCGATTAAAACGCTACGGGGTAAATTCGATTTACTGCTCAGTACCGTAAATGTCACTTTGGACTGGCAAGCTTATCTGGCGACATTGGCACCGAATGGTACCGTACATATGTTGGGTTTACCTTTAGAACCAATGCAAATCTCGGCTGGCTCATTAATTGGCGGTGCCAAATCTGTGACGGGTTCACCAACAGGTTCTCCAGCAGCTTTACGTCAACTACTGAAATTTGCTGCGCGTAAAAATATTGCACCACAAATCGAATTATTTCCAATGTCAGAAATCAATGCGGCGATTGAACGCCTGCACTCTGGCAAGGCTCGTTACCGGATCGTGTTAAAAGCAGATTTTTAA
- a CDS encoding DNA-3-methyladenine glycosylase I: MTIQRCGWCSDDPLYTAYHDQEWGQALHDEKRLFEMLCLEGQQAGLAWITVLKKREAYREHFFQYSIESITAFTDEQLTAKLQDASLIRHIGKLTAIRDNARAWQQLKSQDIDVVKWLWSFTQQPRLNNNVADYRQAPAQTMESQNMSKALKKAGFKFVGPTICYAFMQAVGMVDDHENHCHFKTKSSHSNKS; the protein is encoded by the coding sequence ATGACCATTCAACGCTGTGGCTGGTGCTCTGATGATCCTCTCTATACTGCCTACCATGATCAGGAATGGGGACAGGCGCTGCATGATGAAAAACGCCTGTTTGAAATGCTGTGTTTGGAAGGACAACAGGCAGGATTGGCCTGGATTACAGTGCTGAAAAAGCGTGAAGCTTATCGTGAACATTTTTTTCAATATTCTATTGAAAGCATTACTGCTTTTACAGATGAGCAACTCACAGCAAAACTGCAAGATGCTAGTCTAATCCGGCATATCGGTAAACTGACTGCAATTCGGGATAATGCCCGAGCCTGGCAACAGCTAAAATCTCAAGATATTGATGTAGTCAAATGGCTGTGGTCTTTTACCCAGCAGCCGCGTTTGAATAATAATGTTGCAGATTATCGTCAGGCTCCAGCACAAACCATGGAAAGCCAGAATATGTCCAAGGCCTTAAAAAAAGCAGGCTTTAAATTCGTTGGCCCAACGATCTGTTATGCCTTTATGCAAGCAGTCGGCATGGTTGATGACCATGAAAATCACTGTCACTTTAAAACAAAATCCTCCCATTCCAATAAGAGCTGA
- a CDS encoding M23 family metallopeptidase — protein MLLVAACSSTPKQSGSVLLNPILVQKLKNISMPSRLPIPVDKVKTRQLKDTWGASRSSGRLHEGIDIMAPRGTKVLSVTEGLIADLRNNNLGGKVVWILGPGGAWHYYAHLDGHKRGLSVGDYVKKGQVIGYVGNSGNARHTAPHLHYGLYLQGKGRGAVNPYPYLR, from the coding sequence ATGCTGCTAGTGGCAGCATGTAGTTCGACTCCGAAACAGTCGGGTTCTGTACTGCTGAATCCAATTTTGGTACAGAAACTAAAGAATATATCAATGCCATCTCGACTGCCGATCCCGGTAGATAAAGTCAAGACACGCCAGCTCAAAGATACCTGGGGGGCTTCCCGTAGTAGTGGTCGCCTGCATGAAGGTATCGACATTATGGCTCCACGTGGAACCAAAGTCCTCAGTGTGACAGAGGGCCTGATTGCAGACTTACGCAATAACAATTTGGGTGGTAAAGTGGTCTGGATACTCGGTCCGGGTGGAGCTTGGCATTATTATGCTCATCTTGACGGGCATAAACGCGGTTTGAGTGTCGGGGACTATGTCAAGAAAGGTCAGGTCATTGGCTACGTTGGCAATAGCGGCAATGCACGGCATACTGCGCCTCATCTGCATTATGGGCTTTATCTGCAGGGCAAAGGCCGTGGTGCTGTGAATCCCTATCCATATTTACGATAA
- the mutY gene encoding A/G-specific adenine glycosylase: MFVFSDALLEWFDVHGRHDLPWQVADDPYKVWVSEIMLQQTQVKTVLQYFDRFISRFPTVQDLGTATWDEVAPYWAGLGYYARARNLHKAAGIVAAQGHFPKTLEEWIALPGIGRSTAGALMSLGLRQYGVIMDGNVKRVLSRFFAIEDDLSKPVHERAMWQLAEQLCPVERNHDYTQAIMDLGATVCTPKKPLCLHCPMQQHCQAHQQGLENELPFKKAKKPVPVKSAQVLILQCEEQWLWQQRPNSGLWGGLWCLPIIEEAHELDLLKQSLGLKQFVQKVEISHSFTHFTWQLEGLVFAIDADLQEHLSIELNGLWMEPTAAVQAGIPTAMKKLISATKL; encoded by the coding sequence ATGTTTGTATTTTCAGATGCACTTTTAGAATGGTTTGATGTTCACGGTCGGCATGATTTGCCGTGGCAAGTGGCAGATGATCCATACAAAGTCTGGGTATCTGAAATCATGCTGCAGCAAACTCAGGTCAAAACAGTATTACAGTACTTTGATCGTTTTATTTCGCGTTTTCCTACAGTTCAGGATTTGGGAACAGCGACTTGGGATGAAGTTGCACCTTACTGGGCGGGACTTGGCTATTATGCGCGGGCACGGAATCTACACAAAGCAGCCGGAATCGTGGCTGCACAAGGTCATTTCCCTAAAACTCTAGAAGAGTGGATCGCCCTACCAGGTATTGGTCGCTCGACTGCCGGTGCATTGATGTCTTTAGGTCTACGCCAATACGGCGTGATTATGGATGGCAATGTGAAACGGGTATTATCACGTTTCTTTGCTATTGAAGATGATCTTTCTAAACCTGTCCATGAACGCGCCATGTGGCAACTGGCTGAACAGTTATGTCCTGTTGAACGTAATCATGACTATACCCAGGCGATTATGGATCTAGGCGCGACGGTTTGTACGCCCAAAAAACCGCTGTGCCTGCATTGTCCGATGCAACAACATTGTCAGGCACATCAGCAAGGTTTAGAAAATGAGCTGCCTTTTAAGAAAGCCAAAAAGCCGGTACCAGTGAAATCTGCTCAAGTGCTGATATTACAATGTGAAGAACAATGGCTGTGGCAACAACGTCCAAATAGCGGCCTATGGGGTGGTCTCTGGTGTCTGCCAATTATTGAAGAAGCACATGAACTAGATCTGTTAAAACAGAGTTTAGGCTTAAAACAATTCGTGCAAAAAGTTGAAATTTCACATAGTTTCACCCATTTTACCTGGCAGCTTGAAGGTCTGGTATTTGCCATTGACGCTGATCTACAAGAACACTTATCGATTGAGCTAAATGGCCTCTGGATGGAGCCAACGGCAGCAGTTCAGGCTGGTATTCCAACAGCGATGAAAAAATTGATCTCTGCAACTAAACTGTGA
- a CDS encoding HIT family protein, translating into MAENNCPYCNYDEYDVIAKNDFGVVLPEPNSLSKGHSVIVPLRHVASFFDITDKERKSLMSLLEQARNELNLRYQPAGFHVGFNDGEVFKEKSEHLHIHLIPRYEGKVLKLDARWGIED; encoded by the coding sequence ATGGCTGAGAACAACTGCCCATACTGCAACTATGACGAATATGATGTCATTGCCAAAAATGACTTTGGTGTGGTGTTGCCTGAACCGAATTCATTGTCCAAAGGGCACAGCGTGATCGTTCCACTGCGACATGTGGCTTCCTTTTTTGATATCACGGATAAAGAGCGTAAAAGTCTGATGTCTTTGCTGGAACAGGCACGTAATGAACTAAATTTACGTTATCAGCCTGCTGGCTTCCATGTCGGTTTTAATGATGGTGAGGTTTTTAAAGAAAAGTCTGAACATCTGCATATTCACCTCATTCCACGTTATGAAGGTAAAGTGCTGAAACTCGATGCCCGTTGGGGAATTGAAGACTAA